The following is a genomic window from Candidatus Margulisiibacteriota bacterium.
CTGAACTGAAGCTTTTCCAAAAGTCTGCGTGCCCATAACCACTCCACGACCATGATCTCTAATAGCTCCGGCTAAAATCTCTGAGGCAGAAGCCGAAGCTCCATTAACTAATACCACTAATGGACCAGAAAAAGCCTGAACATTAGCCCTATTAGAAACTAAGGCCCTAGTGTCTCCTTTTCTGCCAACTGTCTGAACAACAATCTCGCTGCCAATAAATATTCCAGCAATATCTAAAGCATTTTGTAGTAAACCTCCTCCATTGTATCTAACATCTAGAATCAGCTTATCCATACCAGTTTTCTTTAAACTATTTATTGCCTCTTTCAATTCTCCATAAGTTTCTTTGCTTTCAAATGTCATTAGCCTGATATAACCTATTTTTTCAGTTAACATTTTAATCTCTTTAATACTTTTTATTTGAATTATGTCTCTAGTAATTTTGACACTAAAATTGTCAGTAATACCTTCTCTACTTATACCTAAAACAACCGCAGTACCCTTTTCTCCTCTTATTTTTGAAACAGCCTCTTCTAAAGAAATCCCAAACGCGGACTCTGCATTAATGGAAGTAATAACATCAAATGATTTTAATCCAGCTTTATCTGCTGGAGTGCCCTCCATGGGCGAAATAACCATTAATTTATCTTGTTTCAACCCAATATGAATTCCTATACCAAAAAAATTACCTTGAAGATTTGTCTTTAAATCAGAAAACCCCTCTGGCTTAAGAAACCTTGTATATGGATCATCTAAAGACTTTATCATTCCCTCTATGGAGCCATGAACCAGTTGTTCATTAGAAATATTAGTTTCAACATATTGGTTTTCTATTAAATCAAAAACCTTTAATACTTGTAATTTCCAGTTTGTAGTAGAAATATTATTTGCATTTAAAGTAATGCTTACCGATAAAAAAATGAATGCGAGAAAAATTCCCCTCAATTTACGCATAATGGTATATTATAAAGATTTTCGACTTTTGACAATTACTATTCATTATCTTTTAGGCAAAAATCGTAATGGATCTTGAACTTTTCCGCTCTTACGAACCTCAAAATGAAGATGTGGCCCTGTTGCTAAACCAGTAGAGCCGACTAAACCAAGAACATTTCCCTTTTTAACTTTAACATTATTTTTTACAAGATACTTAGATAAATGAGCATACAAGGTAGTTGTATTATCTCCATGATCTAGAATAACAACATTTCCATAGTTACCCCATCGCCCAGAATACAAAACCACCCCATCATCTACAGCAAACACAGGACGACCGCTAGGTGCGCCTATATCTAAACCTGTATGAAACGTCCTAACTTTAAGGATTGGATGCATTCTATCCCCAAATAAAGAAGTAATATGTCCTAAAACTGGCCAAATGTACTTCCCATCTCCAATCTGAGCAACAAGCTTTGATTGTTTTTGTAAGTTTACTACCAGCTCTTCAATTTTTTTCGAATCTTCCAGTAAACGTTGTGCTTTCTTTTCATAGGCAAGTTTTTGTGCAAGCAGTTGATTATAGAGAGACTTCTTTTTGTTATTGTTAGATGAAATATTCTTCTTCAAGGAATTGATCGCTTCTTGTCTTTCAGTAAGAATGTCCATCTGTGCCTCAAGCCTATAGCCTTTATACTTGAGGTTATCGCTTTTCTTTTTAATATCACCTAAAAAATTTACATCCATACTAATCAAAAACTCTAGCATATAAGAAATGTTAACCTGATCGGTTAATGAGCTATGCTCTACTAACTGTTCTATAAAGTCAGTATTACTTAATTTGTAATAAAAAAAATATTTATTATTAAGCTCTGCCAACACTTGATCAAACCTATTTTTGTCTGTGCCTAACTCTTTCTCCAGCCAAACAACTTCTTTTTCAATCGCCTTTTGCTGACCTTCCACTTTTACTAACAATAAATTCTGCTGAGTTAAAAGATTTTCAATGGAAGCGATTTCATCAGCTACAAGTTTAGCCTTGCGATCTGTCTCATTAATCATGACTCTTTGCTTAGAAATTTCGTCATAGATACCTTCTAGCTCTTGCTTCTTCTCTTTAATCTTTGAATCGTAATCAACGCAAAAGGCTAAACCAAAAAGCAAAACAATAAGTAATCGTAGAATAATCTTCACTATTTTATAAAACTCCTTTTCCTTCTTTGGAAGTTAACTGCAAACCGATGAGCTTCATCTCTTACCATTTGAAGCAGCCTAAGTCCCTGATTTCTTTCCTCTAATTTTAACCCCTCATCTCTAAATGGCAAATAAATTATTTCTTCTTTTTTTGCTAAAGCACAAACAGCTTGGTTGTTTATTCCTAAATCAGCAAAAGCTTTAAGCACTGAACTTAACTGACCTTTGCCTCCATCAACCACCACTAAGTCAGGTCTACTGGCTTCTTCAAGCTTGAAAAATACTCTTGTGGCTAACTCATACATAGACGCGAAATCATCATTATCCAAAACTGTCTTTATATTATATTTGCGATAACGATCTTTTTGTGGCACACCTTCTTGGAAATAAACACAGGAAGCAACAATATTCTCGCCACTTAAATGCGAAATATCTAAGCCAATAACGCTTAATGGTCTTTTATTTAAAAACAATGATTCTTTTAATCCATCTGCAAGCAATGGATAATCTATCTCTGCCTTAACTTCCAATTGTCTCTTAGTGGCAAAATAGGAATTTTTTTGTAATAGTTCATATAAATCATTTAATTTTTTTGACGGTTTTGAATAAATTTTTACCTTCTTCTCTTGAAAAAAGCACGCAATCTCTTTAGTAACTGCCGAACCTTGCCAATACACATAATCAGGAAAATCATCATGTATTGAATAAAACTGAACTAAGGCTTTGCTAACAACTGTACTTAGAGAATCTTCCTCTTCTACGATAACTTCATGAATAAACTGTTGGGCTAAATACCCTTGCTTTATTCTAAATACTTGAAAGACAACCGTATTAAAATGTTCAATAAAAACAAACATATCAACGTTCTTGCTTAAATTGAAGAGTTCTACCCTTTGAGAAACAAACAAACCATCAAGAACAGACAACTGATATTTAATTGCTTGGGCGTCTTCAAACCTTAACTCATTGCTCGCCTGCACCATCCTGTCTTGTATGACTTCTACCAATTCTTTATATCTGCCTTCTAATAAAGCAATAACATCCCCTATCAGCTGATTGTATTCTGCTTCAGATATTTTCCCCTCGCAAGGTGCCTTGCATGAGCCTAAATGATAATATAAACAAGGTCCTTTTTTACTTAAAACCCTACATCTTCTAAGCCCAAAATTAGCTTTTATTAATTCCTGTAAAGTCTTAAAAAATTTACCCTGAACATAAGGGCCAAAGTACAAGGCTCCATCTTTTTGGGTCTGTCTTGTTTGAATAACTCGAGGGAATTTTTCACTCAAATCTATTTTGAGATAAGGATAAGTTTTACTGTCTTTTAATCTAGTATTGTATCTTGGGTAATATTCTTTTATAAATCTGTTTTCTAAAATCAATGCTTCAACTTCATTCGCAACAACAACGTAATCTACGTTGACGATTTTTTTAACCATTACTTTTATTTTGGGATGATGATCAGTCTTTTGGAAATAACTTTTTACTCGTTTACTTAAGTTTTTTGCTTTGCCTACATACAAAACATCCCCAGAAGCATCTTTCATTAAATATACTCCTGGGGATGTTGGTAAACTAAGTTTAGTTAACAATTTATTTTTTTAATGTTGTCTCTTCTTCTATTGTAACAACTAAAGATACTGTAGCATTA
Proteins encoded in this region:
- a CDS encoding peptidoglycan DD-metalloendopeptidase family protein, translating into MKIILRLLIVLLFGLAFCVDYDSKIKEKKQELEGIYDEISKQRVMINETDRKAKLVADEIASIENLLTQQNLLLVKVEGQQKAIEKEVVWLEKELGTDKNRFDQVLAELNNKYFFYYKLSNTDFIEQLVEHSSLTDQVNISYMLEFLISMDVNFLGDIKKKSDNLKYKGYRLEAQMDILTERQEAINSLKKNISSNNNKKKSLYNQLLAQKLAYEKKAQRLLEDSKKIEELVVNLQKQSKLVAQIGDGKYIWPVLGHITSLFGDRMHPILKVRTFHTGLDIGAPSGRPVFAVDDGVVLYSGRWGNYGNVVILDHGDNTTTLYAHLSKYLVKNNVKVKKGNVLGLVGSTGLATGPHLHFEVRKSGKVQDPLRFLPKR
- a CDS encoding S41 family peptidase; the encoded protein is MRKLRGIFLAFIFLSVSITLNANNISTTNWKLQVLKVFDLIENQYVETNISNEQLVHGSIEGMIKSLDDPYTRFLKPEGFSDLKTNLQGNFFGIGIHIGLKQDKLMVISPMEGTPADKAGLKSFDVITSINAESAFGISLEEAVSKIRGEKGTAVVLGISREGITDNFSVKITRDIIQIKSIKEIKMLTEKIGYIRLMTFESKETYGELKEAINSLKKTGMDKLILDVRYNGGGLLQNALDIAGIFIGSEIVVQTVGRKGDTRALVSNRANVQAFSGPLVVLVNGASASASEILAGAIRDHGRGVVMGTQTFGKASVQEVIPLQDNSAILLTTAKYLTPKGTNINKTGITPDVVVEIPSEDIKLMQEGAYEYSLEKDFQINQAIKYLKKK
- the uvrC gene encoding excinuclease ABC subunit UvrC; this encodes MLTKLSLPTSPGVYLMKDASGDVLYVGKAKNLSKRVKSYFQKTDHHPKIKVMVKKIVNVDYVVVANEVEALILENRFIKEYYPRYNTRLKDSKTYPYLKIDLSEKFPRVIQTRQTQKDGALYFGPYVQGKFFKTLQELIKANFGLRRCRVLSKKGPCLYYHLGSCKAPCEGKISEAEYNQLIGDVIALLEGRYKELVEVIQDRMVQASNELRFEDAQAIKYQLSVLDGLFVSQRVELFNLSKNVDMFVFIEHFNTVVFQVFRIKQGYLAQQFIHEVIVEEEDSLSTVVSKALVQFYSIHDDFPDYVYWQGSAVTKEIACFFQEKKVKIYSKPSKKLNDLYELLQKNSYFATKRQLEVKAEIDYPLLADGLKESLFLNKRPLSVIGLDISHLSGENIVASCVYFQEGVPQKDRYRKYNIKTVLDNDDFASMYELATRVFFKLEEASRPDLVVVDGGKGQLSSVLKAFADLGINNQAVCALAKKEEIIYLPFRDEGLKLEERNQGLRLLQMVRDEAHRFAVNFQRRKRSFIK